A part of Streptomyces sp. NBC_01210 genomic DNA contains:
- a CDS encoding class I SAM-dependent methyltransferase — translation MKDPSIRRSLTLFRAFMGEQSDPDRCYTLLAHDAADQLERQMPLRDRLVVDVGGGRGHFTEEFRRRGAQSFLFEPDLRELGARGILPAGSVVADGYLLPLADGVADICFSSNVLEHVADPQTFLSELIRVTRRGGLIYVSFTNWLSPWGGHEWAPWHYLGADRARARYLRRTGRPAKHALGENLFAIHIGPTLRQVRAREDVSLVTARSRYWPFLAQAVTRVPGLREIATWNLLLILRRRTETAAAMDSPLRATRG, via the coding sequence GTGAAGGACCCCTCCATCCGCAGGTCCCTCACTCTCTTCCGGGCGTTCATGGGCGAGCAGTCCGATCCGGACCGGTGTTACACCCTGCTCGCCCATGACGCGGCCGACCAGCTCGAGCGGCAGATGCCCCTGCGCGACCGGCTGGTGGTGGATGTGGGCGGCGGACGCGGCCACTTCACCGAGGAGTTCCGGCGGCGCGGAGCACAGAGCTTTCTCTTCGAGCCCGACCTGCGGGAACTGGGCGCGCGGGGCATCCTCCCCGCGGGCTCGGTGGTCGCCGACGGCTATCTGCTGCCCCTGGCCGACGGCGTCGCCGACATCTGCTTCTCCTCCAATGTGCTGGAACATGTCGCCGACCCGCAGACCTTCCTCAGCGAACTGATCCGCGTCACCCGGCGGGGCGGGCTGATCTACGTCTCGTTCACCAACTGGCTCTCCCCCTGGGGCGGTCACGAGTGGGCACCCTGGCACTACCTGGGCGCGGACCGCGCCCGCGCCCGGTACCTGAGACGGACCGGGCGCCCCGCCAAGCACGCCCTCGGCGAGAACCTGTTCGCGATCCATATCGGTCCGACCCTGCGTCAGGTACGTGCCCGCGAGGACGTGTCCCTCGTCACTGCCCGCTCGCGGTACTGGCCGTTCCTCGCGCAGGCCGTCACCCGCGTCCCGGGCCTGCGCGAGATCGCCACCTGGAACCTCCTCCTCATCCTCCGGCGCCGAACAGAAACGGCAGCAGCGATGGACAGCCCACTGCGAGCCACCCGTGGCTGA
- a CDS encoding glycosyltransferase family 4 protein, with product MPQHVPPMLRAPLPHHRPKSPEHEPSSGPPPHPRRIVFLARRDLGNPAAGGSELLIDRIADGLTAHGHQVTLLCGGPAAFRDYRVVSAGGDAGHFLRARRAFERQVGDCDLFVEVCNGMPYLAPLWHRGPTLCLVNHVHTDIWTERFPGPAARLGRRLERWALTRAHSGNLLVAVSPSTADALQGLGVPRERIRLVHNGVEDPGPLAPKSAEPLFLAVGRLVEYKRIELLLRLWERVRPVTAGRLVIVGDGPERARLEALAGPGVTFTGRVSEAEKHRLLCAAWVLLHPSLVEGWGLVVTEAAARSTPAIGFDVPGLRDSIDDGVTGVLARGESSFAAAWCTLALSPERREALGRAAGQRAAHFRWGATVRQFRAAAAEAAPRRMDRP from the coding sequence ATGCCCCAGCACGTACCCCCCATGTTGCGCGCGCCACTACCCCACCACCGGCCGAAGTCTCCGGAGCACGAACCTTCTTCCGGCCCTCCTCCGCATCCGCGCCGGATCGTCTTCCTCGCCCGCCGCGACCTCGGCAACCCGGCCGCCGGCGGCTCCGAACTGCTGATCGACCGTATCGCCGACGGGCTCACCGCCCACGGCCACCAGGTCACGCTCCTGTGCGGCGGTCCCGCCGCCTTCCGCGACTACCGCGTGGTCTCGGCCGGCGGGGACGCCGGACACTTCCTGCGCGCCCGCCGCGCCTTCGAACGGCAGGTCGGTGACTGCGACCTGTTCGTCGAGGTGTGCAACGGCATGCCGTACCTCGCCCCGCTGTGGCACCGCGGGCCTACGCTCTGCCTGGTCAACCATGTGCACACCGACATCTGGACCGAGCGTTTCCCCGGCCCCGCCGCTCGGCTCGGCCGACGGCTCGAGCGCTGGGCACTGACTCGCGCCCACAGCGGCAACCTGCTGGTCGCCGTCTCACCTTCCACGGCCGACGCGCTCCAGGGCCTCGGTGTCCCGCGCGAGCGGATCCGGCTCGTCCACAACGGTGTCGAGGATCCGGGCCCGCTCGCCCCCAAATCGGCGGAGCCGCTGTTCCTCGCCGTGGGACGCCTCGTCGAGTACAAGCGGATCGAGCTGTTGCTGCGTCTGTGGGAGAGGGTCAGACCGGTCACCGCAGGCCGACTCGTCATCGTCGGTGACGGGCCGGAACGCGCCCGGCTCGAGGCTCTCGCCGGGCCCGGCGTGACCTTCACCGGCCGGGTCTCGGAGGCCGAGAAGCACCGGCTGCTGTGCGCGGCCTGGGTGTTGCTGCATCCCTCGCTCGTCGAGGGATGGGGGCTGGTGGTGACCGAGGCGGCGGCCCGGTCCACGCCCGCCATCGGCTTCGACGTGCCCGGACTCAGAGACTCGATCGACGACGGCGTCACCGGTGTGCTGGCCCGCGGCGAGAGTTCGTTCGCCGCGGCCTGGTGCACGCTGGCGCTCAGCCCCGAGCGGCGCGAGGCGCTCGGCCGGGCGGCCGGGCAGCGGGCGGCGCACTTCCGCTGGGGCGCCACGGTCCGGCAGTTCCGGGCGGCGGCCGCGGAGGCCGCGCCACGGCGGATGGACCGGCCGTGA
- a CDS encoding DUF3068 domain-containing protein: MRRTASPLSLVLLGVGVFLLVLAPMLARYVEPRAERTPTDVDVTTVFTGTGEYFDTTNVRPVRDKPITITRRVLGDVAASERSGRAVWDVSTAIDTPDTLAFRDPRRSYQWTLERWVTDRRTNAPVHCCGETPEYQGEAYLKFPFDVQKRGYLWWDNTLGATVRLEFKGTRKVAGYEGYRFTGSVNDTRTGTRQVPGRLVGLPKQSQVHAEEWYANKGIELVVDRRTGRIMNARIAPRKTLRAPGADEAKVVLLDSAGLEFTQDTQREMVALAKSDSGRLRALGDIAPIGAGAAGLVLAAAGVVLVVRGRVRPNP, from the coding sequence ATGCGTCGTACCGCTTCGCCGTTGTCGCTGGTCCTGTTGGGTGTCGGCGTCTTTCTGCTCGTACTGGCTCCGATGCTCGCCCGCTACGTGGAACCACGCGCCGAACGCACCCCGACCGATGTCGATGTCACCACGGTGTTCACCGGCACCGGCGAGTATTTCGACACCACCAACGTCAGACCCGTCCGGGACAAACCGATCACCATCACCCGGCGGGTGCTGGGCGATGTCGCCGCGAGCGAGCGCAGCGGGCGGGCGGTGTGGGACGTGTCCACAGCCATCGACACGCCGGACACGCTGGCCTTCCGCGACCCGCGCAGGTCCTACCAGTGGACGCTGGAGCGCTGGGTGACCGACCGCAGGACCAACGCTCCGGTGCACTGCTGCGGGGAGACGCCGGAGTATCAGGGCGAGGCCTACCTCAAGTTCCCCTTCGACGTGCAGAAGCGCGGTTACCTCTGGTGGGACAACACGCTCGGAGCCACCGTGCGGCTGGAGTTCAAGGGCACCAGGAAGGTCGCGGGCTACGAGGGTTATCGGTTCACCGGATCCGTGAACGACACCCGGACCGGCACCCGCCAGGTACCGGGGCGGCTGGTCGGCCTGCCGAAGCAGAGCCAGGTCCATGCCGAGGAGTGGTACGCCAACAAGGGCATCGAGCTCGTCGTCGACCGGCGGACCGGCCGCATCATGAACGCGAGGATCGCTCCCCGCAAGACACTGCGCGCCCCCGGTGCCGACGAGGCGAAGGTGGTTCTGCTGGACAGCGCGGGGCTGGAGTTCACCCAGGACACCCAGCGCGAGATGGTGGCGCTGGCGAAGTCGGACAGCGGCAGACTGCGGGCGCTGGGTGACATCGCGCCGATTGGCGCAGGAGCGGCCGGGCTCGTGCTGGCAGCCGCCGGGGTCGTACTCGTCGTGCGCGGCAGGGTACGCCCGAATCCCTAG
- a CDS encoding PucR family transcriptional regulator has product MPVRTAWREVPRLRARRFAALAMAEVPALAQVILVEIRKEFPGLPLVVDDSGEPMALIGIRRALEDFVDHLVVEEDRPHGRQLEVFQEFGRGEVLHGRSLDSLQAIYRLGVRLAWRRLAEIGQQVEIPPPAMYELVESGFEYLDGLVAQSVRGYVEAAAREAGERLRLQQRLISLLLSEHRTKPADALAEHAERIGWPLPEQVAVGVLLRPAPESVAPAVGQDVLLDMEYEQPRMVVPEPDAAGRPELLERAMTGWSGAMGPPVPLADAAKSLHWACAAVRLMERGLLPAGQVLQCTEHTEALVLLPPEELIEDLARRCLAPLDQCAPAHSRRLVETLLAWLETRGGAPEVAARLGVHPQTVRYRLRQIRALLGDEVDDPDRRFKLELVLRARRLRDEGVARYAGEPLPGGGG; this is encoded by the coding sequence ATGCCCGTGCGCACGGCCTGGCGGGAAGTACCCCGCCTGCGGGCACGTAGATTCGCAGCCCTGGCCATGGCCGAGGTGCCCGCACTCGCCCAGGTCATCCTGGTCGAGATCCGCAAGGAGTTCCCCGGCCTGCCGCTCGTCGTCGACGACTCGGGCGAGCCCATGGCGCTGATCGGCATCCGCAGGGCGTTGGAGGACTTCGTGGACCACCTCGTGGTGGAGGAGGACCGGCCGCACGGGCGTCAGCTGGAGGTCTTCCAGGAGTTCGGCCGCGGCGAAGTGCTGCACGGCCGCAGCCTGGACTCGCTCCAGGCCATCTACCGGCTCGGCGTGCGGCTCGCGTGGCGTCGCCTCGCCGAGATCGGTCAGCAGGTAGAGATCCCGCCGCCGGCCATGTACGAGCTGGTGGAGTCGGGATTCGAGTATCTCGACGGGCTCGTCGCACAGTCCGTACGCGGCTACGTCGAGGCCGCCGCCCGCGAGGCCGGTGAACGGCTCCGGCTGCAGCAGCGGTTGATCAGCCTGCTGCTCAGTGAGCACCGCACGAAGCCCGCCGACGCCCTCGCCGAGCATGCCGAGCGCATCGGCTGGCCGCTGCCCGAACAGGTCGCCGTCGGAGTACTGCTGCGACCGGCCCCGGAGTCCGTCGCCCCGGCCGTGGGTCAGGATGTGCTGCTGGACATGGAGTACGAGCAGCCGCGCATGGTCGTCCCCGAGCCGGACGCGGCAGGCCGGCCGGAACTCCTGGAGCGCGCGATGACGGGCTGGTCCGGCGCGATGGGACCGCCGGTTCCGCTCGCCGATGCGGCCAAATCGCTGCACTGGGCCTGCGCCGCCGTACGCCTGATGGAACGCGGGCTGCTCCCGGCCGGCCAGGTCCTGCAGTGCACGGAGCACACCGAGGCGCTGGTCCTGCTGCCGCCCGAGGAACTGATCGAGGACCTGGCCCGTCGCTGCCTGGCGCCGCTCGACCAGTGCGCCCCGGCGCACAGCCGACGACTGGTCGAGACGCTGCTCGCCTGGCTGGAAACACGTGGCGGCGCCCCCGAGGTCGCGGCACGACTCGGCGTCCATCCGCAGACCGTGCGCTACCGATTACGCCAGATCCGCGCACTGCTGGGCGACGAGGTGGACGATCCGGACCGGCGCTTCAAGCTGGAGCTGGTGTTACGCGCCCGCCGCCTGCGCGATGAGGGGGTGGCCCGTTACGCGGGTGAGCCCCTGCCGGGCGGCGGAGGGTGA